The following proteins come from a genomic window of Puniceicoccus vermicola:
- the ccoN gene encoding cytochrome-c oxidase, cbb3-type subunit I produces MENHSRVTIEYDDRIVRQFTIASIFWGVIGMSAGALIASQLNFWQMNGKFLEWLTFGLIQNEGLQQITFGRLRPLHTNAAIFAFVGNMMFAGVYYSTQRLCRCRLASDLLSKIHFWGWQLIIVGAAISLPIGLTRGKEYAELIWPINICVVLIWVVFAINFFWTLIRRNERSLYVALWFYIATIVTVAMLYIVNHLSIPTSFTHSYPIFAGVQDALVQWWYGHNAVAFFLTTPILGIMYYFIPKAAQRPVYSYRLSVIHFWSLVFIYIWAGPHHLLNTALPSWLQALGMIFSLMLWAPSWGGMLNGLLTLRGAWHRLRTDPVLKFLIAGVTFYGMATFEGPLLAIKSLNSLSHYSDWTIGHVHSGTLGWNGFMAAGMFYWLAPRLWRRKKDPVEPHDAEVSCRGLHSVALANLHFWLGMIGILLYVGAMWVSGITQGIMLNAVNGTTLAYPEFIETLNAIRAPMLFRLIGGVFYLAGYVLLAYNIFRTIRAGEPTTGTIEVEIDESREPGFLKAFINAPVAYSTGIIVFGSFWLFGGGGWLILGMIGSILTVLGAVAHFEISGARWVEWYDKLLKNWAGFTILTFISVAIGGAIQIIPTITVERASNIEGRIQIPYTPLELAGRDIFISEGCYNCHSQMIRTMVPDVLRYGSRQDQGYSRLGESIYDFPFQWGSKRTGPDLAREGGAIKDGYTYMRIGKRDNVWQYGHLMNPRDLSPGSTMPNYPFLADQKIDIPSLADRIAVQRDWLGVPYPVEMDEEIVRSLAEKQALEIANDLKERQFYVDPDSKMVALISYLQKLGAYEETARTAKND; encoded by the coding sequence ATGGAAAACCATTCCCGCGTAACCATTGAATACGATGACCGGATTGTCCGGCAGTTCACGATTGCCTCGATCTTTTGGGGCGTCATCGGAATGTCGGCCGGAGCCCTCATCGCCTCACAGCTAAACTTTTGGCAGATGAACGGAAAGTTTCTGGAGTGGCTAACCTTTGGCCTCATCCAGAACGAAGGCCTCCAGCAAATCACTTTCGGACGCCTCCGCCCCCTCCACACAAACGCGGCCATCTTCGCATTTGTCGGGAACATGATGTTCGCCGGTGTCTACTACTCCACCCAACGACTCTGCCGCTGCCGGCTCGCCTCCGACCTACTCTCCAAAATTCACTTCTGGGGATGGCAACTGATCATCGTCGGAGCGGCAATCTCTCTCCCGATCGGTCTTACCCGCGGGAAGGAATACGCCGAGCTGATTTGGCCGATCAACATCTGCGTGGTGCTGATCTGGGTCGTCTTCGCCATCAATTTCTTCTGGACCTTGATCCGACGCAATGAGCGCAGCCTCTACGTTGCCCTCTGGTTCTACATCGCGACAATCGTAACCGTGGCGATGCTCTACATCGTTAACCACCTGTCCATCCCGACCAGCTTCACCCACAGCTACCCGATATTTGCCGGGGTTCAGGATGCTCTCGTCCAGTGGTGGTATGGACACAACGCCGTAGCCTTCTTCCTGACGACACCGATCCTCGGGATCATGTACTACTTCATCCCGAAAGCGGCTCAGCGCCCGGTCTACAGTTACCGCCTCTCGGTCATTCACTTCTGGTCGCTGGTCTTTATCTACATCTGGGCCGGCCCTCACCACCTCTTGAACACCGCCCTGCCAAGCTGGCTCCAAGCTCTCGGAATGATCTTCAGCCTCATGCTCTGGGCGCCCTCCTGGGGGGGAATGCTCAACGGCCTCCTCACCCTTCGCGGGGCTTGGCACCGTCTTCGCACGGACCCGGTTCTCAAGTTCCTCATTGCCGGAGTGACATTTTACGGGATGGCCACTTTCGAAGGCCCCCTCCTCGCTATCAAATCCCTAAACAGCCTCTCCCACTATTCAGACTGGACCATCGGTCACGTCCACTCGGGAACTCTTGGTTGGAACGGTTTCATGGCCGCCGGGATGTTCTACTGGCTCGCACCCCGCCTCTGGCGGCGGAAGAAGGACCCGGTCGAACCCCACGATGCCGAAGTCAGCTGCCGGGGTCTTCACTCGGTCGCCCTCGCCAATCTCCACTTCTGGCTGGGGATGATCGGCATCCTCCTCTACGTCGGAGCGATGTGGGTCTCCGGAATCACTCAGGGCATCATGCTCAACGCGGTCAACGGCACGACTCTCGCCTACCCCGAGTTTATCGAAACCCTGAATGCAATTCGGGCACCGATGCTGTTCCGCCTCATCGGCGGCGTTTTCTACCTCGCAGGCTATGTGTTGCTGGCCTACAATATTTTCCGCACCATTCGCGCCGGGGAACCGACCACAGGAACAATCGAAGTCGAGATCGATGAGTCGCGTGAACCCGGCTTCCTCAAAGCCTTCATCAATGCTCCAGTCGCCTACTCGACCGGAATCATTGTTTTCGGATCCTTCTGGCTCTTTGGGGGCGGCGGATGGCTCATCCTTGGGATGATCGGTTCCATTCTCACCGTTCTCGGGGCCGTAGCCCACTTTGAGATCAGTGGTGCCCGCTGGGTCGAATGGTACGACAAGCTCCTCAAGAACTGGGCGGGCTTTACCATCCTGACCTTCATCTCCGTCGCGATCGGCGGTGCGATCCAGATTATTCCGACAATTACAGTCGAGCGGGCCTCCAACATCGAAGGCCGAATCCAGATCCCCTACACGCCCCTCGAACTCGCCGGACGCGATATCTTCATCAGTGAGGGTTGCTACAATTGTCACAGCCAAATGATCCGGACCATGGTCCCGGACGTCCTCCGCTATGGCTCCCGCCAGGATCAGGGGTATTCCCGCCTCGGTGAGTCCATTTATGACTTCCCCTTCCAATGGGGCTCCAAGCGGACTGGTCCAGACCTCGCCCGCGAAGGCGGTGCGATCAAGGACGGATACACCTATATGCGGATCGGGAAACGGGATAACGTCTGGCAGTATGGTCACTTGATGAATCCACGAGATCTTTCTCCCGGATCGACGATGCCGAACTATCCGTTCCTCGCCGACCAGAAGATCGATATTCCCAGCCTCGCCGACCGTATTGCCGTTCAACGTGACTGGCTCGGAGTGCCCTACCCGGTCGAGATGGACGAAGAGATTGTCCGCAGTCTCGCCGAAAAGCAGGCGCTCGAGATCGCCAATGATTTGAAAGAACGGCAGTTCTATGTCGATCCCGACAGCAAGATGGTCGCTCTCATCTCCTACCTCCAAAAGCTCGGAGCCTACGAGGAGACCGCTCGAACCGCCAAAAACGATTAA
- a CDS encoding cbb3-type cytochrome c oxidase N-terminal domain-containing protein produces MSANPNKDDQQSGVRLLEHKYDGIQEYDQRLPNWWLVTLYGAIAFAIVYWFFYFQSNVGKSDVAELEARLQVIEAANLEATLAMLDNDNLWKMSRNDQFVAAGRETFQSICYTCHGTDLKGGIGFNLVDAEWVHGGQPVEVYNTVNNGVAGTGMQAWGPTLGPKKVAEVVAYVLSHHSSGEGDGGGNEPQ; encoded by the coding sequence ATGAGCGCAAACCCGAATAAGGATGACCAGCAGTCCGGAGTCCGTCTCCTCGAGCACAAGTATGACGGGATTCAGGAATACGACCAGAGACTCCCCAATTGGTGGCTCGTAACCCTTTACGGGGCGATCGCATTCGCCATCGTTTACTGGTTCTTCTACTTCCAGTCCAATGTCGGAAAATCCGACGTCGCCGAGCTAGAGGCCCGACTCCAAGTGATCGAAGCCGCCAATCTCGAAGCGACCTTGGCCATGCTCGACAACGACAACCTTTGGAAGATGAGTCGCAACGACCAGTTCGTCGCCGCGGGTCGAGAAACTTTCCAATCCATCTGCTACACCTGTCACGGCACCGACCTCAAGGGAGGCATCGGCTTCAACCTCGTCGACGCCGAGTGGGTCCACGGCGGACAGCCTGTCGAGGTCTATAACACGGTCAATAACGGTGTCGCAGGAACCGGGATGCAGGCTTGGGGCCCCACTCTCGGGCCTAAGAAGGTCGCCGAAGTAGTTGCCTACGTATTGTCGCACCACTCCTCCGGAGAAGGCGACGGAGGTGGCAATGAACCGCAATAA
- the ccoG gene encoding cytochrome c oxidase accessory protein CcoG: MNRNKQTPSRESVTTIAQDGSRNFLRPADVRGKYTLLRRISAILLILIYVSLPWIPINGYPAVFLDIADRRFHLFGLTLAAEDLWILFFFITGLGFLLFLVTSLFGRIWCGWACPQTVFLEHVFRRVERWIEGPAKKQKELDAMEWCPEKVTKRLLKHGIYIILAGMIAHLFLSYFITVDILFSWLSEGPASHPRAFVFMLFMTGVLYFNFSWFREQLCLIICPYGRLQSALIDDDSVVIGYDEIRGEPRGRKKRARKAPESSEADQIFQEGDCIDCHRCVSVCPTGIDIRQGLQMECIGCSNCVDACNEVMDKIGRPRGLVRYDSLNGLSGKKHKIIRPRLFLYFALMSFGIAAFAISVTHVKPGNLGVSRMTGTPFFVSDGSIRNQFNLRLINKRNQPATFSVEAVSEQEGLSTAGFEGSITVAPMQEIVRPYVILLPKEKYDGPFPLTIQVNGQPGDFTVSREVEFLGPDPRLLREDMELQFGGDS; the protein is encoded by the coding sequence ATGAACCGCAATAAACAGACCCCCTCTCGCGAATCGGTTACGACCATCGCCCAAGACGGTTCGCGGAATTTCCTTCGTCCCGCCGATGTGCGGGGAAAATACACTCTACTACGGCGGATCAGCGCCATTTTGCTGATCCTGATCTACGTCTCCCTCCCTTGGATTCCGATCAACGGCTATCCAGCCGTTTTTCTCGATATCGCAGATCGCCGCTTCCACCTCTTCGGCCTCACTCTGGCGGCCGAGGATCTCTGGATTCTCTTCTTTTTTATTACCGGGCTCGGCTTTCTGCTCTTTCTCGTCACCTCGCTCTTCGGGCGCATCTGGTGCGGTTGGGCCTGCCCCCAAACCGTCTTCCTTGAGCACGTCTTCCGCCGCGTGGAGCGATGGATCGAGGGTCCTGCCAAGAAGCAGAAGGAACTCGACGCCATGGAATGGTGCCCCGAGAAGGTCACGAAGAGACTCCTGAAACACGGCATCTACATCATCCTCGCCGGGATGATTGCCCACCTCTTCCTCTCGTATTTCATCACGGTGGATATCCTTTTCTCCTGGCTGTCCGAAGGACCAGCCTCCCATCCCCGGGCTTTCGTATTCATGCTCTTCATGACCGGGGTGCTCTATTTCAATTTCTCGTGGTTCCGCGAACAGCTGTGCCTCATCATCTGCCCCTACGGCCGACTCCAATCCGCTCTGATCGACGATGATTCCGTCGTCATCGGCTACGATGAAATCCGCGGCGAACCGCGCGGACGAAAAAAGAGAGCCCGTAAAGCTCCAGAGAGTTCGGAAGCCGATCAGATTTTTCAGGAAGGAGACTGCATCGACTGTCACCGGTGCGTCTCCGTATGCCCCACGGGTATCGATATCCGCCAAGGCCTCCAGATGGAATGCATCGGCTGCTCGAACTGTGTAGACGCCTGTAACGAGGTGATGGATAAGATCGGTCGCCCGCGCGGTCTCGTCCGTTACGATTCCTTGAATGGTCTCTCCGGCAAGAAGCACAAGATCATCCGACCCCGCCTGTTCCTGTACTTTGCTCTCATGAGCTTCGGGATTGCCGCGTTCGCAATCTCAGTGACACACGTCAAACCCGGCAATCTCGGTGTCTCACGGATGACCGGAACGCCTTTCTTCGTATCGGACGGCAGCATCCGCAACCAGTTCAACCTTCGTCTGATCAACAAGCGTAACCAACCGGCTACGTTCTCGGTTGAGGCGGTCTCCGAACAAGAAGGCCTCTCTACGGCCGGTTTCGAGGGCTCGATCACCGTCGCCCCGATGCAGGAAATTGTCCGCCCATACGTCATCCTTCTCCCGAAAGAAAAATACGACGGGCCCTTTCCTTTGACGATTCAGGTAAACGGACAACCGGGAGATTTCACCGTCTCCCGCGAAGTGGAATTTCTCGGACCCGACCCCCGCCTACTCCGTGAAGATATGGAACTCCAGTTCGGAGGCGATTCATGA